The nucleotide window AGTTCAAAGGCTGAGGAAAAACGAGCCATGTCTACTTCTGGAGTCTTATCCCGAACACGGAAAGAGGAGGGACCAATGGGGATCTCTATGGGATCATGAGAACTCCCCTGcacaaaaagaaaaagaacatAAAAAACAAAACGAAGGTAGGGCAAATAGGTAAGAGGAAAAAGGAACTCACCAACAAAGGTGCACTCACAAGACTTAAAGACCTCAGGTGTTTGGACAAAGAACCCTTGACCCCAACAAGGGGAAGATCGGAAGCAGCCTTCGATGAAGGAGGGGGTTTCTGTCCACTGGCGCTCCGGAGCCTTTGCCGGATATCACGAGGGATAGGGGCTGGCTCGGGACTTACAGCTTTCCTCTTACGAACTAAACGAACCTCCAGAGCTCCATCATCACTTTGATCAGAATGCTTAACAGGGGCGGGATCAGGGGAACTCTCCTCCCTATCAGAGGAGGTTCCCTCACCCCCCTCCATAGCAACGGAGCCCCCCGCCTGGGCAGACCCCCCGGTAACCTGCATCCCTACACTCCGGTTTAAACCCGGATCAACCTCATCACCAACCACAAACTTGACGTCCTTAGAATCTCCCTGAAGCAATCTCCACAAAGTCAACTCTGCATAAGGAAAACGCTAAAGATGACTACACGAATGCCAAGGCACAAAGGTAAATAACAGCAAATCCGGAATAAAAAGATACCTTTTTTTTGCCGAAAAAGGCCTGAGACGAACTGGGTAGGAAGGGCTCAATCCCCCCATGGCCAAGATCCCCTCGGAAAAAGTAAAAGCCCTCGTTGGGTTTTCATACATGCGTTTCCACTGAATGGTCTCGGTAGCAGACAAGGTGGGAACAACATCTTCAATAACGGCCTCAGCATCTCTTGGCAATGGAGACTCTGACATCATGGCAGCAGAGACAAAAATGAACCTACTCTTCCAATCCTTCGGGTAAGTGGAGGTTGGCATAAAGGAGTAACAGGGTTTCGACACACTATTCTGTCGCTTGGGAAAAGTAAACCAATCTTCGTCAAAGATTAGTTTATAGAACATGCAGAACAAAGGGACAGAGGGCTCGCCAGAAACGGCTGCACAAGACAACTCAAAGTGTACCACTCTCATAAACCCCGAGGGATGCAATTGAGAGAAATGAACCCCGAAGTGGTGAAGCAAAGCAACTTTGAAAGATGAAATAGGATACCGGACTCCGCAAAAGGAAAACGCCAATGTATAGAGAGGAATTCTGTCCGGCGTACACTCAGCCGGTTCGTTGGGGCCCGGTAAGGTGGGAGAAAACCGCTCGGGAATGTTGTATGTCTCGATAAAAGACTTTAAGTCCTTCGCTGTCAAAACCGATCTAATTGCAGAACGACCGGAACGACTCATATTTAGAAAAGAAGCGGTGCTCGGAGAAGTGTGGGGGAAAGAAAGAAAAAAGCAGAGGAAATGGGGAAGAAATTTTGAAAGAAATGGGGATATTTAAAAAGAAGTAACTGAAAAAGTGAGTAACCGTCACATCACACGTCCTTTCGAAATTCAAAAAGGGAACACGTGTATTTAAGAGGTTAAACCCCCGCCACTAGTTTCCGGCGGAATGATGGGTTTCATGAAAAGAAGGGATAATTAATGGTTGGCCAGAAACGGGCCTACACTCGTAACTCAAGTTAATTAAACTCCCTCTTGAACAGTTACGATTCAGCCCCGGATCATGAGCCTTGGGTCTCAGAACCAGTgactaaagatgacttgacgacgggccaATGGGAAAGCCCATTTTACCCGCTTTGGGCTATCTCTGTAGGCCCAACAGGAAATAAGCCCATCGGTGGCTTACCTTGCCCACTAAGGCTCTCCCTTTACAAAACGAGCGGGAAACTAGAACCAGAGAGGACAGGCCACATTTAATGCTCGATTGGAAAAGGATCTTTGGCTAGAAGTCGTACTTCCCAACCGGAAACAATTAATGAAGCTGTCATCTtaccgttgggggtcagacacgtgtctgagcccccTGAAGACTCCTAAGATCTGTTGGATTACCTTAAACAAAATATCTCACATGCAGGATAGGGTCATATGCTTATATAAGAAGAAGAAAACGGTAATGAGGGGCATCTGAGGTATCACATTAAAGGCTATCTCATTTATTCCGACAAATATTCTATTACAttaaacacacacatatatttatTGGATTCACACCTTAGAGGAAACATTCTGGTGATCACACTCATCGGAATAGGCTCCTCTCACTCTtcggcaagtttacttattctcacgccggagcttgatCACGAATCCCTCTCCGGGGCCCTCcatgacgaggctaacggtttgtTCTTTTGTAGCAACGAAGATAGGGATATCTTGACGTCAGCGAAGATCCATTGAACGTCAGCCGAGATTTGGGTATTCGACAGTAATGATTGGGACTATGACCATTAAAGTGGCAAAAAAACGTTGGACGAAACCTAACTCAAACactatataataataaatattatatatctgttaaaaataaatattgtaTATAACTAAATGGCCTTAAATGTAACATAAATATTTTGCACATGTATAAGCCTCCGTAACATATTAAATCTAGTTTAGAAGagtaaggggttgtttgtttacctcttaatgagctcttaatggttcagacctcttactggtttcgtacttaatggttcagactgtttgtttcgggAGTAGAAgtttcagacatttgcctctgaatggttaagcattatactgagtctaaatggttaatacctctaatctgaattggtcagacattttcatctgaacggttaagcattataccggctcttaatggttcatacctcttactgattcaacacttaatagttcagaactcttactagttcaacacttaatcaTTTAGAAGTTGCCAAAAAGCCCCTGGGTgtattttatatttgtaaaaatcaAAATAAGTGTTCAGTTTTCtattgaaaaaacaaaaaaaaaagattcaCACGCCCACTTATGTTGACTCATAATTTATATAcatagtttattttatattttactCTATAATTTAATATATTCTGAAAATAAAGATTAAAATAAGTGTAcagttttttattttaaaaaatagaTTGACATGCCGATTTACGTTGACAGATAATTTATAtacataatttattttatttttttactcaATTAAATATTATGAAAATCATATCCTAAGTCTAGAAATGATAATCCAGGTtaacaaattttttttaacagcaaatttggatcactgacggaccactagaATATTATCGTGTCATCAGCGaaaccatccgatcatatccatctccactaggcacaATGCCTACACACTGAtttaggaggaaacccaataaatatgggaaaaacccccttgtgggaatcaaaCTCAGGACCTATTGGTTCCAAAATCTTATCCCACCCCCAAAATGTCACTAGACTATAAAGCCATGGGCATAACACATTAAACTGATGAATGACACATGTCTTACGTATTTATTCATGTAAAAAAACATTAACCCTAATCTGAATACAACTGAATCCATGTAACCCAAACACATCCCGGGTACTTATCTAAAAGAGTCAAATTGGTTTAACGAATTGTAATAGTGATGTAACAAATGGTTATAAACAATTTCACGGATTAAACTCAAAATtataaattttcattttttaaaaatttaagcTGATTGATGATTCAACTCGTGTAATTAAACGGGTAACAAATCCATCACATGTTTGTTAAACATGATAAAAATATCAAATCCTACGTAATTATTCTTTTATCACCATAGTGGGGTCCGTTTGATGTGGCTGGGAACACAACACTTAGTTGGTGATTTTAAGGGTGCGCACATGGCGATTCGATTCGGTTTTAAGCCATAACCATAACTATAACCAAACCCAAACTTTCGATACGGTTTAGTTTTGAACCGACATATGAACCAAgtaaaaattaaaactaaacagGCCAAAGGACCCATCGACACTACTAAACAAAGCcgcaaagaaactttgttgagtTACCTACTCTATTTACAAGGGTTTTCCTTGGCAATGCTTATTCACTTTAGCGACGTGGAACAAAATGTATTTGACAGTTCTagctaggggtgcaaacgagccgagccgagcccgagcttgaccaggctcgagctcgagctcgattaacttatgagagctcgggctcgagctcggctcgattcgggctttgttttcaaggctcgagctcggctcatttgtattttctcaagctcgagctcggctcgggctcggctcgtttattatctattaattaatatattaaataaaaataatataaataatagactttttaggctcgcgagctcgataagtgaagctcgggctggggctcgtttactaaataagcttatttttaggttcgaggtggacttgtaaacaagtttgaataagcccggctcgtttacactaaggctcgataaggctcggcgagcctaacgagcttcacatgcgaggctcgagctcgggctcgataaacaaacgagctttattttaggctcaagctcggctcgggctcgataaggctcggctcttttcgagctttttctcgagtcgatctcgagtagctcgcgagccgcttgGCTCGTTTGCACCTCTAGGTCTAGCTTTATAAACTCTAATATATAGGTTAAGTAGAATGATAGAAGGGTAATTTCACCCTCATTTAAAGACACGAAACTCCCTTAAGTGTCTGAAAATTGTGATAAAGTTACTTTTTCCCCTAATGAGTTGATTCATAAAGTAGTATAAATATAAGAAACTAACACCCTTATCCTTATCTTCACCTCACTTCAATTAAATTTTTTAACGGTAGCTGTTAGGACGGAACCAAATTACAACAGAGAGACAGATAAATGGGTAACAAACTACGCTAAAACCCCCTTTTTTAAATGAAAAAGAAAACTGTTCCTATTGAAAGAAAACAAATACATTTAAGAAATACATTCAGTATTGTTGAGTTACTGTGCACGACCCGCTGAACGGTTAAATAGTTAAATGTTAACAAATACATTTAAGAATAAACCTGCACAAACATGAAACATATATTTAATCATTTCGAAAGAAAAAACATATAAATTTTATTTTCTATACAATTTAATTAATGTGATGGAATCAATTCACCTTCTTTATAAATGTCATATTTATGAAGTTTCACACCAATCTGATCTACTGGGCCATGCGGCCCAGATTACAACACAAAGTATATACGGTGCATGTTAGCAACTCCTACATCCAGATCACGTTAGCCAAAACACACACCGATACACATCGACATCGTCAATTCGTCATTACGTAAGGTGGACTCTTCTTTCGGGTTTTCGATAATTCTATTGGCCCGGTCAAATCATTGAACAAAAATCcaatcttttcttcttctttaaaACCCCTTCAATTTTCAAGATTCTTATTCTTCTTGAAGCAATGGCGAAAATAGGgttatttgatcttgaaaaaCACTTTTCTTTCTATGGGGCGTATCATAGCAACCCAGTGAATATCTTTATCCATATGTTGTTTGTTTGGCCCATTTTGTTCACATCTCTTGTGATTCTGTATTTCACACCCACTTTGGTTCATGTTTCTTTACCAAACAACTTGGTTTTGAACTATGGGTTCTTGTTTACTCTGATTTATGCTGGGTTTTATGTCTGTTTGGATGTGAAAGCTGGTTCTTTAGCTGGTTTGATGTGCTTTGTTTGTTGGGTGTTTGGGAGTTTTCTTGCTCAGCATTTGGGATTCTCTCTTGCTTGGAAGGTAAAAGTTTGTATTTTTGGTGTTCTTTGATTTGCTTATTGTTCAGGTTATTGTGAATTTGAGGTTTTTAAATAGGATTGAAGCTTATTTAGGTGAAGTTTTAATTTGGGTCAGTTATAGttatgtgttttttttaatatattattatgcATTTTTCTTGAAAGTTCATATTTGTGGTGTTCTTTTCATTGATTATCAGCTTATTGTGAATTTGAGGTTTTTTAAATAGGATTGAAGGTTATTTAGCTGAACTGTTAATTTGGGTCAATCATAGTTATGTgtttttattcttgaaaaaaaaatcataattttggtgttttttattgattattaatttattatgCAATTTATTGTGAATTTGAGTTTTTTAAATAGGATTGAAGCTTATTTAAGTGAAGTTTCAATTTGGGTCAATTTTagttgtgtgttttttttatatatattattatgcaGTTTTTCTTGAAAAGTTCATATTTTTGGTGTTCTTTGATTTGATTATTATTCAGTTTATGGTGAATTTGAGGTATTTTAAATAGGATTGAAGGTTATTTAGGTGAACTGTTAATTTGGGTCAATCATAGTTATGTGTTTTTTACTATATTATTATGCAGTTTCTCTtgaaaaaaatcataattttggtgtttttttattgattattaatttattatatgcAATTTATTGTGAATTTGAGTTTTTTAAATAGGATTGAAGCTTATTTAAGTGAAGTTTCAATTTGGGTCAATTTTAGttatgtgttttttttaatatattattatgcAGTTTTTCTTGAAAAGTTCATATTTTTGGTGTTCTTTAATTTGATATTAATTCAGTTTATGGTGAATTTGAGGTTTTTAAATAGGATTGAAGGTTATTTAGGTGAACTTTTATTTTGGGTCAGTTatagttatgttttttttttttttttgaaaagtgaacttcattaaaacacactTTCGACAATGTATTTTTACGCAGTTTTTCTTGAATTTGAGGTTTATAAGTAGGATTAAAGATCATTTAGTTTAAGACTCAAGTATCAGGTTGGTTTTTGTTGAAATCCAGTTTTGAGGTCAACTATGATGTTTCTTTTGCTATTTTTCGGTCAAAGTAGAAtgagttgtgttgtgttgtgttgacTGGAGGAAGATGATGATTGATAACAATTATAATGGGTCAAGAAATAGGGCTGGAGATTAGGTGTAAAGTTAGGAAAAGTTTGGTTTTTTTAATCACACGTTTATCTCACTAATTAGTTCTATTACCGTGTGTGGTCCACTGATTACGTCTCAACAAATAGTTGTTTAGTCAAATTTTAAAGAAATGCATACGCCTATCTTAGTAGTAAAAAGCGCGCCTCGGGTGAACAGGCGACACACGCCTCAATCAGGGTTGTGATGGATATCGATGAGATGAAATGTGGGTTGGGTGGATTGAAGAGGTCATTTATAGCATGGGTTGATATGGGCCGGGCTGGGTTGACCCGCAAATACTTTTCTGTTCACTTCTTATAACTTTTGTAAGTAAATAACGCGTCAATTACTACTTAACAAACATTGTAGATGATTTTGTTGCATATTGTGTTCAAATTATCACCATATAGTTTTACCCTTGCATTGTGTATTATCAGGTTGTCCTGGCTGCTCAGTTATTCTGTTGGACGGGACAATTCATAGGACATGGCGTATTTGAGGTAATTTTACGCCATTTTAAAACACTTATATTCTGTTGTCTCGTTCACGTTTTAATAATCGAGTTTATTTCCTTTTTGATTAGAAACGTGCACCTGCTTTGTTGGATAATCTCACACAAGCCTTCTTGATGGCTCCTTTCTTCGTGTTGCTAGAGGTAGTTCCATTGCGcctttcacacacacacacacacacacagtggcggatctagaaaattcGCATAGGGGTAACGTTTAAAAAAAGGGGTAACGAAAtggaaaaaacgtcaaatttttccaaaatttacactaccgtcggAGCGTTACCGGAACGTCAAGGGGGCAACGGAGGTTACCCCTTGTAACACTATAGGTCCGCCCCTACACACATATATTAGAGCGAGAAATCATTTAATCTCTTATAATCATAGATTTTTCATTTAGTTTTCAATAGCAAATAACAAATGAATGGTTTAGATTGGTTTTTGTGAGTTCTCGTATTAACTGTGATTCTGTATTACACCCTCTacaatatatatgtgtgtattcgTGTCGAAGCTTAGTGGT belongs to Helianthus annuus cultivar XRQ/B chromosome 5, HanXRQr2.0-SUNRISE, whole genome shotgun sequence and includes:
- the LOC110941799 gene encoding 2-hydroxy-palmitic acid dioxygenase mpo1 isoform X1 gives rise to the protein MAKIGLFDLEKHFSFYGAYHSNPVNIFIHMLFVWPILFTSLVILYFTPTLVHVSLPNNLVLNYGFLFTLIYAGFYVCLDVKAGSLAGLMCFVCWVFGSFLAQHLGFSLAWKVVLAAQLFCWTGQFIGHGVFEKRAPALLDNLTQAFLMAPFFVLLEALQMAFGYEPYPGFHARVKAKVDANIKEWKESKQKKNL